One segment of Fuscovulum ytuae DNA contains the following:
- a CDS encoding BMP family ABC transporter substrate-binding protein — protein sequence MNTIARRTFLQTSALAAIAAAVGARGANAQEPLGIALVLPSPLGDVGWSHTLAAGLDPVKAAYGDAVKITLLENIAEGPDADRIMNKAVADGNKFLIAGSFGYQNGAMQIAKRDPSVTVLHASGFMVAPNFSPFAAKYFQGTYLLGMAAAALSKTGKLGSVSAFAIPELITSVNAFTLGAQAVNPDVEVSVVWVNTWFDPAKEQEAAKALIAQGCDVIFSNAQDTPSVIAACEEAGIYAFNLNSSMKSYAPTKYLGCVATDWSPFFKASVDAHLAGNFVGANAFLGVADQVVEVVDWSPDIPADIMAKITEAEAKIADGSFTPFTGPITKADDSEGVAAGVSLGDGEIVAMDWHVKGVVTPLPQ from the coding sequence ATGAACACGATCGCAAGACGGACCTTCCTTCAGACCTCGGCCCTTGCCGCTATCGCGGCGGCGGTTGGGGCGCGGGGGGCAAATGCGCAAGAACCGCTTGGCATCGCCCTCGTGCTGCCTTCGCCGCTTGGCGATGTGGGCTGGTCGCATACGCTCGCTGCGGGGCTTGACCCGGTCAAGGCCGCCTATGGCGATGCGGTGAAGATCACGCTGTTGGAAAACATCGCTGAAGGGCCGGATGCCGACCGCATCATGAACAAGGCGGTGGCCGACGGGAACAAGTTCCTGATCGCCGGGTCCTTTGGCTATCAGAACGGCGCGATGCAGATCGCAAAGCGTGACCCGTCCGTGACGGTGCTGCATGCCTCGGGCTTCATGGTGGCCCCCAACTTCTCGCCCTTCGCGGCAAAGTATTTCCAAGGCACCTACCTGCTCGGCATGGCAGCGGCGGCACTGTCCAAGACGGGCAAGCTCGGCTCCGTTTCGGCCTTCGCGATCCCGGAATTGATCACCTCGGTCAATGCCTTCACGCTGGGGGCACAGGCGGTGAACCCCGATGTGGAAGTCTCCGTCGTCTGGGTGAACACATGGTTCGACCCCGCCAAGGAACAAGAGGCCGCCAAGGCGCTGATCGCGCAAGGTTGCGACGTGATCTTCTCGAACGCGCAGGACACCCCCTCCGTCATCGCCGCTTGCGAAGAGGCGGGCATCTACGCCTTCAACCTGAACTCCTCGATGAAATCCTATGCCCCGACCAAATATCTGGGCTGCGTGGCCACCGATTGGTCGCCGTTCTTCAAGGCATCGGTCGACGCGCACCTGGCGGGCAATTTCGTCGGGGCAAACGCCTTCCTCGGCGTGGCCGATCAGGTGGTCGAAGTGGTGGACTGGTCGCCCGACATCCCCGCCGACATCATGGCCAAAATCACTGAAGCCGAAGCAAAGATCGCCGATGGCAGCTTCACCCCCTTCACTGGCCCGATCACCAAAGCCGATGACAGCGAAGGTGTCGCGGCAGGCGTCTCCCTTGGCGATGGCGAAATCGTTGCGATGGACTGGCATGTGAAGGGCGTCGTCACGCCTCTTCCGCAATAA
- a CDS encoding amidohydrolase, whose product MAGYLFRNCAAIVTDAGTADGVPRDTDLLIEGAAITAIGKGLAAPEGVEVIDARGWFLYPGLVNTHHHFFQTFVRNRAELDWTKLSVIEWLDLIYPIFSRLTEDCFYHSSLTAMAELVKHGCTTAFDHQYNFPRHAGKRIVDRQFEAAEKIGIRFHAGRGGNTLPKSEGSTIPDEMLETTDEFIADCARLIDTYHDRGQFSMRQVVVSPCQPVNCYIDTFTESVALARDRGVLLHSHVGEGESEVIKARHGMRTVDYLEKIGFVGPDTFYAHCWELTDAELRQLAASGTGVAHCPEPVYLVGAEVTDIPAMAAHGVRIGLGCDGAASNDNSNLMHCVHSAYMLQCLVASRRTHPVPDPRAFLAYATTGGASLLGRTDIGRLAVGMAADLFAIDTRRMDYVGTRHDPASLIAKVGVGSPVDLTMINGRIVWAKGEFPGLDEAQMAAEAEATLSTIEF is encoded by the coding sequence ATGGCGGGCTATCTGTTCAGGAACTGCGCAGCAATCGTCACCGATGCAGGCACGGCCGACGGCGTCCCGCGCGATACGGACCTGCTGATCGAAGGCGCGGCGATCACCGCAATCGGCAAGGGCCTTGCCGCCCCTGAGGGGGTCGAGGTGATCGATGCGCGGGGCTGGTTCCTTTACCCCGGTCTGGTGAACACGCATCATCATTTCTTCCAGACTTTCGTGCGCAATCGCGCCGAACTTGATTGGACCAAGCTGTCGGTGATCGAATGGCTGGATCTGATCTATCCCATCTTCTCACGCCTGACCGAGGATTGCTTCTATCACTCCTCCCTCACCGCGATGGCGGAACTGGTCAAACACGGCTGCACAACGGCCTTTGACCATCAATACAACTTCCCCCGCCATGCCGGAAAACGGATCGTAGATCGGCAATTCGAGGCCGCGGAAAAGATCGGCATCCGCTTTCATGCCGGTCGCGGCGGAAACACCCTGCCAAAGTCCGAAGGATCCACGATCCCGGATGAGATGCTGGAAACCACGGATGAATTCATCGCCGATTGCGCCCGGCTGATCGACACCTATCACGACAGAGGTCAGTTCAGCATGCGGCAGGTGGTGGTGTCACCCTGCCAGCCCGTCAATTGCTATATCGACACCTTCACCGAGTCGGTGGCCCTTGCCCGTGACCGGGGCGTCCTTCTTCACAGCCATGTGGGCGAAGGCGAGAGTGAGGTCATCAAGGCCCGTCACGGTATGCGAACCGTGGACTATCTGGAAAAGATCGGCTTCGTCGGCCCCGACACCTTCTACGCCCATTGCTGGGAATTGACCGACGCCGAACTGCGCCAGCTTGCCGCCAGCGGCACGGGCGTCGCCCATTGCCCTGAACCCGTCTATCTGGTGGGCGCCGAAGTGACCGATATCCCCGCCATGGCGGCACATGGCGTCCGCATCGGGCTTGGCTGCGATGGGGCGGCATCGAACGACAATTCGAACCTCATGCACTGCGTCCATTCGGCCTATATGCTCCAATGCCTCGTGGCCTCGCGCCGGACGCATCCCGTGCCTGACCCGCGCGCCTTCCTTGCCTATGCCACGACGGGCGGCGCGTCGCTTCTGGGCCGGACGGATATCGGACGGCTGGCCGTGGGCATGGCCGCGGACCTTTTCGCCATCGACACCCGGCGGATGGATTACGTAGGCACCCGCCACGACCCTGCCAGCCTGATCGCCAAGGTGGGGGTGGGCAGCCCCGTGGACCTGACCATGATCAATGGCCGCATCGTCTGGGCCAAGGGCGAATTCCCCGGTCTGGACGAGGCGCAAATGGCCGCCGAGGCCGAGGCCACGTTGTCCACCATAGAATTCTGA
- a CDS encoding glutathione S-transferase family protein has protein sequence MILYDYVLSPDCYKVRLLAALTGANITLRPVDFHPGAEHRKPEFLMLNPAGTIPVMQDGGLILTDSSAILTYVAAKAGPEWLGDDDAVMRARVAQWLAFAQRLSASIGKARTHDMLQKPADIDACRAAGIQCLREIEESLVEQGLRDAHFLAGNRPTLADIACFPHAMLAPDGGISVDPYPSIRLWTRRLRALPGFIEMPGIHRLHDLKPEPTGKGE, from the coding sequence ATGATCCTTTACGACTATGTGCTTAGCCCCGATTGCTACAAGGTGCGGCTGCTGGCGGCGCTGACCGGGGCAAATATCACCCTGCGGCCGGTTGATTTCCACCCCGGCGCGGAACATCGCAAGCCCGAATTCCTGATGCTAAATCCGGCAGGCACCATTCCTGTGATGCAGGATGGAGGCCTGATCCTGACCGACTCATCGGCCATCCTTACCTATGTTGCGGCGAAGGCGGGGCCAGAATGGCTGGGCGATGATGATGCCGTGATGCGCGCGCGCGTGGCGCAATGGCTGGCATTCGCGCAGCGCCTTTCGGCCAGCATCGGCAAGGCACGCACCCATGACATGCTTCAAAAGCCCGCCGATATCGACGCCTGCCGCGCCGCCGGTATTCAATGCCTGCGCGAAATCGAAGAATCTCTGGTAGAACAGGGCCTAAGGGACGCGCACTTTCTGGCCGGCAATCGCCCGACCTTGGCCGATATCGCCTGTTTCCCGCATGCGATGCTGGCCCCCGATGGTGGCATCAGCGTCGACCCCTATCCATCGATCCGCCTATGGACGCGCAGGCTACGCGCCTTGCCCGGTTTCATCGAAATGCCGGGTATCCACCGCCTGCACGATCTGAAACCGGAACCGACAGGCAAAGGGGAATAG